A window of Ruania suaedae contains these coding sequences:
- a CDS encoding shikimate kinase — translation MTAAHPRLVLIGPPGAGKSTAGHLLAEALGVTFRDTDSDVETAEGRAISDIFVDDGEPYFRQAERTAVQRALAEHDGVLALGGGAILDPDTQADLAGHTVVFLSVGLADAAGRVGLTTSRPLLLGSPRRQWQALMDARRGIYEGLATVVVRTDGLTPEQVRDTVLAQVPA, via the coding sequence ATGACCGCGGCCCATCCTCGCCTCGTCCTCATCGGGCCGCCCGGGGCCGGCAAGTCCACCGCCGGCCATCTCCTCGCCGAGGCGCTGGGTGTCACCTTCCGCGACACCGACTCCGACGTCGAGACCGCCGAGGGCCGGGCGATCTCCGACATCTTCGTCGACGATGGCGAACCCTACTTCCGGCAGGCCGAGCGCACCGCCGTGCAGCGCGCACTGGCCGAGCACGACGGCGTCCTCGCCCTGGGTGGGGGAGCGATCCTCGACCCCGACACCCAGGCCGACCTGGCCGGGCACACCGTGGTCTTCCTCTCCGTCGGACTGGCCGACGCCGCCGGCCGGGTCGGGCTGACGACGAGCCGCCCGTTGCTGCTGGGCAGCCCGCGACGCCAGTGGCAGGCGCTGATGGACGCACGGCGCGGGATCTACGAAGGGCTCGCGACCGTCGTCGTGCGCACCGACGGACTCACGCCGGAGCAGGTGCGCGACACCGTGCTCGCGCAGGTGCCCGCA